In Musa acuminata AAA Group cultivar baxijiao chromosome BXJ2-8, Cavendish_Baxijiao_AAA, whole genome shotgun sequence, one genomic interval encodes:
- the LOC135619137 gene encoding mitochondrial outer membrane protein porin 6-like: MGIGPAPFSEIGKKARDLLNKDYNFDHKFIFSKTSDSGLGLTATGIKVNELFIGDISTQYKSGKTVVDVKVDTNSNISTTVTVNELLAGAKTSLSFKIPDQKSGKLDVHYLHDLVAFNSSIGLTPTPLLEFAAAIGSRELTLGAEIGFDSASASFTKYNAGLGFNKHDFSVALMLTDKGETLKASYIHVLNPINGAAVAAEMIHKFNTNENGFTIGSSHNVDSLTMVKTRFSNSGKAAVLCQHQWRPKSFITLSAEYDPKAVSAPPKLGLALALKP; this comes from the exons ATGGGGATTGGTCCAGCTCCGTTCTCTGAGATTGGGAAGAAAGCTAGAG ATCTTTTGAACAAGGATTACAACTTCGACCACAAATTCATTTTTTCTAAAACAAGTGATTCTGGTCTG GGTCTTACGGCTACTGGCATCAAAGTAAATGAATTATTTATTGGTGATATAAGTACACAGTACAAAAGTGGTAAAACAGTTGTTGATGTCAAAGTCGATACAAATTCCAAT ATCTCAACAACAGTTACTGTTAATGAATTGTTGGCTGGTGCAAAGACTTCATTGAGCTTTAAGATACCTGATCAGAAGTCTGGGAAG CTTGATGTGCACTACCTCCATGATCTTGTAGCTTTCAATTCTAGCATTGGCTTGACCCCGACCCCTTTGCTGGAGTTTGCTGCAGCAATTGGCAGCAGGGAACTTACTCTGGGTGCTGAGATTGGATTTGATAGTGCATCTGCTTCTTTCACCAAATACAATGCTGGGTTGGGCTTTAACAAGCATGATTTCTCTGTGGCGCTAATGTT GACTGACAAGGGAGAGACCCTCAAGGCTTCTTATATCCATGTGCTAAATCCAATCAATGGAGCTGCAGTGGCTGCTGAAATGATCCACAAGTTCAACACAAACGAGAACGGTTTCACCATTGGAAGCTCGCACAACGTTGATTCTCTGACCATGGTAAAGACACGGTTTAGCAACAGCGGAAAGGCTGCTGTCCTCTGTCAGCACCAGTGGAGGCCGAAATCCTTCATAACGCTTTCGGCCGAGTACGACCCCAAGGCAGTAAGCGCACCTCCCAAGTTGGGTCTGGCTCTAGCTCTCAAACCTTGA
- the LOC103994507 gene encoding myb-related protein 308, with protein sequence MGRTPCCDKANVKKGPWSPEEDTKLKEFIGKHGTGGNWIALPQKAGLNRCGKSCRLRWLNYLRPNIKHGEFSEEEERIICNLFANIGSRWSIIASHLPGRTDNDIKNYWNTKLKKKFLGIVPSQKKQQHQLQLQQQQQHHNLFSSLFSLSQGGCNTTAPDLELVAGLGEFPSLISQRIPGFASTSTTATAASALLQVPYRQPLQMMERSHTTMIAFGNSDPSCNSSGGSCTQISYGTELEYDCDVGRGFEGEQISIDNYATYGGLEYNSRSLRPGGGGHVETPLDYTYEEIKHLLSSNNSGCNTINNDNPSLP encoded by the exons ATGGGGAGGACTCCTTGCTGTGACAAGGCTAATGTGAAGAAGGGCCCTTGGTCTCCGGAGGAGGACACAAAGCTGAAGGAGTTCATAGGGAAGCATGGGACCGGCGGAAATTGGATTGCTCTCCCTCAAAAGGCTG GGCTGAATCGATGTGGGAAGAGCTGCAGGCTGAGATGGCTCAACTACCTGAGACCCAACATAAAGCATGGAGAGTTCtcggaagaggaggagaggataaTATGCAACCTCTTTGCCAACATTGGAAGCAG GTGGTCTATCATAGCTTCCCATCTTCCAGGCAGGACCGATAACGATATCAAGAACTATTGGAACACCAAGCTCAAGAAGAAATTCCTAGGTATTGTTCCTTCCCAGAAGAAACAACAACATCAACTGCAactgcaacagcagcagcaacaccaCAACCTCTTCTCGTCACTCTTCTCCTTGTCCCAAGGTGGCTGCAACACCACCGCCCCGGATCTAGAACTCGTCGCGGGTCTCGGAGAATTCCCTTCACTGATCTCTCAGAGAATCCCGGGATTTGCCTCCAcctccaccaccgccaccgccgcttCTGCTCTCTTACAAGTTCCATATCGTCAGCCCCTGCAGATGATGGAGAGGAGTCATACTACTATGATAGCTTTTGGTAATTCTGATCCCAGCTGCAACTCCTCTGGTGGCAGCTGCACTCAGATCAGCTACGGGACGGAGTTGGAGTACGACTGTGACGTCGGTAGAGGCTTTGAAGGAGAGCAGATTAGCATCGACAACTACGCGACGTATGGCGGTCTTGAGTACAACAGCAGATCGTTACGGCCGGGAGGAGGAGGCCATGTAGAAACTCCATTGGATTACACCTATGAGGAGATCAAGCACTTGTTGAGCTCCAATAATTCTGGGTGCAACACCATCAACAACGACAACCCTTCTCTACCTTAA
- the LOC135619138 gene encoding uncharacterized protein LOC135619138 isoform X2: MASYGASSSSAAAENPWTPPYCSVVAVDTSAFCYRVCSICERTLSDTASNCPVCSRRIPNAGSKHVYRLLVSVGTVDRVMVVVCFDRAARVLMGCSADDWTDFLGAHPSARETVGELLQGEMLRMTLSRSRKGNAEHLRVASVVPLRAGFRPVIDRLRRLYGVEAGAPSSGHRGC; this comes from the exons ATGGCGTCCTATGgagcgtcgtcgtcgtcggcggcGGCGGAGAATCCATGGACACCGCCCTATTGCTCGGTGGTGGCCGTAGACACGTCCGCCTTCTGCTACCGTGTCTGCTCCATCTGCGAGCGGACCCTCTCCGATACCGCCTCCAACTGCCCCGTCTGCAGCCGTCGGATCCCCAACGCCGGCTCGAAGCACGTCTACCGCCTCCTC GTATCGGTTGGCACGGTGGACAGGGTAATGGTGGTGGTGTGCTTCGACAGGGCGGCGAGGGTGCTTATGGGGTGCTCCGCGGACGACTGGACGGACTTCCTGGGGGCGCATCCGTCGGCAAGGGAGACGGTCGGGGAGCTGCTTCAGGGGGAGATGCTGAGGATGACGCTGAGCCGGTCGAGGAAGGGCAATGCGGAGCACCTGCGGGTGGCGTCGGTGGTGCCGCTCCGCGCCGGGTTCCGCCCCGTCATCGACAGGTTGAGGAGACTGTACGGGGTGGAGGCTGGGGCTCCGTCCAGCGGCCACCGCGGCTGTTGA
- the LOC135619138 gene encoding uncharacterized protein LOC135619138 isoform X1, translated as MASYGASSSSAAAENPWTPPYCSVVAVDTSAFCYRVCSICERTLSDTASNCPVCSRRIPNAGSKHVYRLLVVSVGTVDRVMVVVCFDRAARVLMGCSADDWTDFLGAHPSARETVGELLQGEMLRMTLSRSRKGNAEHLRVASVVPLRAGFRPVIDRLRRLYGVEAGAPSSGHRGC; from the exons ATGGCGTCCTATGgagcgtcgtcgtcgtcggcggcGGCGGAGAATCCATGGACACCGCCCTATTGCTCGGTGGTGGCCGTAGACACGTCCGCCTTCTGCTACCGTGTCTGCTCCATCTGCGAGCGGACCCTCTCCGATACCGCCTCCAACTGCCCCGTCTGCAGCCGTCGGATCCCCAACGCCGGCTCGAAGCACGTCTACCGCCTCCTCGTA GTATCGGTTGGCACGGTGGACAGGGTAATGGTGGTGGTGTGCTTCGACAGGGCGGCGAGGGTGCTTATGGGGTGCTCCGCGGACGACTGGACGGACTTCCTGGGGGCGCATCCGTCGGCAAGGGAGACGGTCGGGGAGCTGCTTCAGGGGGAGATGCTGAGGATGACGCTGAGCCGGTCGAGGAAGGGCAATGCGGAGCACCTGCGGGTGGCGTCGGTGGTGCCGCTCCGCGCCGGGTTCCGCCCCGTCATCGACAGGTTGAGGAGACTGTACGGGGTGGAGGCTGGGGCTCCGTCCAGCGGCCACCGCGGCTGTTGA